The Sinomonas sp. P10A9 genome contains the following window.
CTCAGCAGTGGCCTTGATCTTGGCGAGCAACTCCTTCTGGCTGCGCTCCGACATCTTCATCACGAGGGAGTCCACGGCCGCATCAGCCCAGTTGGACGGGAGTACCTCGTATGCGTACGTGAGCTTGGTCCCGCTGCCCTCCGGAGCCACGGAGATTCTGAACTCGGGGCCAAAGGAGGACTTCGAGGTGAAGTGCTCGTCCGGGACGTACTCGGTGTACTCGTGGGTCGTCTTCAGCGGGATGCCCAAAACCTTCCAAGACGCCGTGAACGTTGTCCCAACACCCGCGGGTGTGACCGTGTGGTTTGAGATCTCGACGTCTTCCCCCAGCCACACCGAGGGGTCCTTGACGATCTCGAACACCCTCTCGACCGGCGCCGCGATGCTGATCTCGTCCGACGCGGCCAGGAGGTGAGTGCCCCGGGGCTTCTCGTCGGCAGCGGTGACCGCCTTCTGCCCGGTCTCGACGAGGCTCTTGACGTTCGCCACCATTGCCTCAATGTCGCCTTCGGTCCATTTGACCAGCAGCGCGTGGAGCGGGACGCGAACGAGCGGCGTCTGAACGTCGATGTCTTCGTCAACCGTGAGGGCGGTCCCGCCTTCGACCGGCTCGAGGGCAAACGTCACAACGGGTCCGGCCGAGGCCTTGGACACGATGCGCTGGTTGGGGATCACTTCCCGATACTCGTGAGTCACAGACATGTTGACGCCGAAGATCTTGGCGGTCCATTTGGCCGACGTACCCACTCCGCCGGGCTTGATGTCGAGGTCGGTGACCTCTGATTCACTGGGGAACGCGAGCATCCAATCGGTCGGATCGCTCAAGAAGGCGAACACCTTTTCCACGGGGGCATTGATCGTGACGCTCCGGACGAGGCTCTGTGCCATCGTTCTCATCTCCTCTGGGAGGGCGGCCAGGCCGCCTTCGGATCGGCTGCGCCTTCAGTCAAGCGAATCGCGGACGGCCGGCCCAGAGGAGAAGGTCCCCGGGGTCGCGATGCCGACGGCCGCAGAAGCCATCGGCCGGAGGCCGACAAGCCGGGGCCGGGGCGCCGAACCCGCAACCCGCAAGAGGGAGGCCCGTAGGCGCCGCTGCAAGCTGGGGCCCCGGAGCCGGCGGCCGCAGGATCCCGCGCGTCCCTCCCCACCTTTCGGTACCGAGCTCCCCAGCTTTAGCCTTCAACCCGCAGGATCCCGCGGAACCCGCGAGCGCCGAGCGCCGGCACGCGCCAAGAGCTGGGGAGCTCGGTACCGATCAGCCATACATGCAGCACCCAGAGAGAGCGGACCGGGTGCCGTCTCATCCGAGACCTGGGGAGCACGGTACCGATCAGCCATCCGTGCAGCACCCACCGGACTCGGGCCGCCCTAGAGGTCCTCTCGCGAAGAGTGCTTCCTGCGCGGAAGGCCCTCGAAGGCCTTCTCGGCTGCCAGCCGGCCGCAACGCGTCCCTTCGCGTCGATGCGGCACGTTGCCCACGCCGGACCACGCTGTCGCGCCTTGTCCACATATGAGTTGTTGTCCACATAGGAGTTGAAGCCGTCGCAGTACCGGATTGGAGCCAGCGACGATGAGGGCATGCCCGACGTCAAGGAGCTCGTCGCTCTGAGGAATGGTGCCGCCCGCACCGGGGAGCTCCTGTCCCTGGGCGTGAGCCGCCGTCAGCTGCAGGCAGCGCTGGCGAAGGGCTCGATCGATCGGCCGGCGCGGGGCGTCGTCGCACTTCCCGACGCCGACCCCCTGCTCGTGCGGTGCCTGACGACCAACTCCCTCCTGACCTGCGTGTCCGCAGCCGAGTGTCACGGACTCTGGGTGCTGCACGAGCCCGAGAAGGTGCATCTGCTGCGGTCCGACGGGCGCCTGGTGTCGGACCGAGCCGTAGTGCACCGGCAGTCGTGGGTCGCTGCCGATCTGGGGAGCCGGCTCGCGTCCCTCGCCGATGTGGTGCTGCATGCCCTCTCCTGCCTGCCGGAGCTCGAGGCCCTCGTGATTGCCGAGTCTGCTGTCCAGAAGGGATTGTCGAAGGACTACCTGCTCGCGCAGTTGCCAGGG
Protein-coding sequences here:
- a CDS encoding type IV toxin-antitoxin system AbiEi family antitoxin domain-containing protein, translated to MPDVKELVALRNGAARTGELLSLGVSRRQLQAALAKGSIDRPARGVVALPDADPLLVRCLTTNSLLTCVSAAECHGLWVLHEPEKVHLLRSDGRLVSDRAVVHRQSWVAADLGSRLASLADVVLHALSCLPELEALVIAESAVQKGLSKDYLLAQLPGRRNGRARAVLDLIEPGADSLVETLARTHLRRAGLRVRSQVEIGGVGWVDHLIEECVILETDGKEHQKPASRYKDYARDAHAQTLRLAVVRVGYGDLVHHPDQMVERVKAVVAARLSMGRLPVL
- a CDS encoding SRPBCC family protein, with the translated sequence MAQSLVRSVTINAPVEKVFAFLSDPTDWMLAFPSESEVTDLDIKPGGVGTSAKWTAKIFGVNMSVTHEYREVIPNQRIVSKASAGPVVTFALEPVEGGTALTVDEDIDVQTPLVRVPLHALLVKWTEGDIEAMVANVKSLVETGQKAVTAADEKPRGTHLLAASDEISIAAPVERVFEIVKDPSVWLGEDVEISNHTVTPAGVGTTFTASWKVLGIPLKTTHEYTEYVPDEHFTSKSSFGPEFRISVAPEGSGTKLTYAYEVLPSNWADAAVDSLVMKMSERSQKELLAKIKATAEAGASQS